The genome window TGATATTAATGATAATAATGGTTATCCTCCAGTAATTGTTAGATCTAAGTCTTATGTAAGGGGGGGTGAAGTTGTAATATCTGGTAGTATTAGTAGCCAATATATCTCTTCTCTTATGATGTCAGGACCTTATTACGAAAATGGGCTTAAAATCACTGTTTCAGATGATCTTGTTTCGAGACCTTTTGTTGATATGACTTCAAAGGTTATGTTAGACTTTGGTGTTGCTGTTAAAAATCGAGATTATAAAGTGATATCTATACCTAAATCATTTTATAATCGCAAAGACGATTATACTGTTGAGCCAGATCTTACAAATGCTTTCTACTTTTTATCAGTTCCTTGTGTAATACCTTCGAAAATTTCTGTTTACGGAGTTGGTGCTGGTACTGTTCAAGGAGATATTAGATTTGTAGAAGTTTTGCGAGAGTTGGGATGTAAAGTTGAAGTGGGAGAAGGTTATATATCAGTTGAAGGTGATGGTAACCCTAAAGGAATTGAAGTTGATATGAATGATATACCAGATCTTGTTCAGACACTTGCTGTTATATCTCTTTTTGCCGATGGTCCTACTACTGTTAGGAATGTCTACAACCTTAGGATCAAAGAAACAGATAGGATATCTGCTATTTGTAAAGAAGTTAGTAAACTGGGTGCGAGTATCGAGGAGTATAGGGATGGTTTCAAATTAATACCGAAGAAATCCTACAAACCAGTTTCAATATCAACATACAACGATCATAGAATGGCTATGAGTTTTGCTTTAGCAGGGTTGAGAATAGATGGACTTGTTATTGAAGATTATAAGTGTACTTCAAAGACTTTTCCTTCGTTCTGGAATTATTTTGAATTTTTGTACTATAACCATTTATAGTGAATTTATGAAGGAATTCATAACTAAGTTTAGATATAGCTTAAGGAGTATTTTAGAATTTGCTATTGCGAATAAGATAACAATAAGTATCGTTTTGGCAGTAGTTGTTATAGATCAAATTACTAAATATATTTCTAGGACATTTTTGGAGTATGGTAAACCTTTAAATGTTATTGGTGATTTCTTGAAATTTACTCTTGTTTTTAATAAAGGTGTCAGTTTTGGAATTCTGAACTCATCAGAGGCTACTATTATACATAGTATTTTGCCTTTTATAGTAGTTGGGATAATAATATTCCTAGTCTATATTTATATTTCAATTTCGAAAGATGTAGATGTTTCATTAATACCTTTTCTAAAAGTTGGCTTTGGGCTTGTTTGGGGTGGAGCTATTGGTAATCTTATAGATAGAATTTTCTTTTCATATGTAACGGACTTTATAGATGTTGGTATAGGTAATATTTGGAGGTTTTATATATTTAATATTGCTGATAGTTGCATAACAATAGGAACCTTGATTATCATATTTATGATGATAGTTTCGGATGTACTTAAAAGTAGGAAGCAAAAAAGTGATAGTTATGAAAATTAAAGGTCTTCTAACTGAGCTTCTTGAGATATTTGGGAAAGTTTTTGATAAGCTTGGTAAGCTTATTTACAATATAAGGAAATTTTTTGTTATAAAAAGTGCTGAAAGGGAGATTTCAAGGAAGTTGAACAGATTTAAAAGAGAATTTGATAATTTCATGAACGAATATTATGATTACTTACCTTTACCCCAAGGTAAATCGATAATTCAAAACACTTTGAAAACGGGTAAGACTTTTTATTTGGTTATTTTCAATGATGTTAGGAGAAAGTATGCAGTTATATCAGAAGTTTTTTCTGATCCTTATTTCCCTTTACCTTCAGAGTATGATTTACTTCAAAAGATAGACATAACTACTTTTATGGAGAAGATAAAAGAAAATATGCAAGCTAGGCTAATTAGCCGTAAAAATAAGATTTATTCATAGGTAGAAGGTAGGTGGTATGAGGGATATAAAAAGTATAAGAATTAACGAAAAAATAAGAGT of Brevinematales bacterium contains these proteins:
- the aroA gene encoding 3-phosphoshikimate 1-carboxyvinyltransferase, with translation MLEYSDSLVRIHSIGKYIDKSLTIPGSKSITNRVLLISALNRHRITIRNVLVSDDTNHMLKALKDLGFEVAVYTLQRPYRPEIEDFIGFIQGKVNDSLSVSIGGSLSNDYLNKTIYTGNSGTTMRFLCGFLPLLKGEFILDGDSRMRERPIRDLVNALRSLGVDINDNNGYPPVIVRSKSYVRGGEVVISGSISSQYISSLMMSGPYYENGLKITVSDDLVSRPFVDMTSKVMLDFGVAVKNRDYKVISIPKSFYNRKDDYTVEPDLTNAFYFLSVPCVIPSKISVYGVGAGTVQGDIRFVEVLRELGCKVEVGEGYISVEGDGNPKGIEVDMNDIPDLVQTLAVISLFADGPTTVRNVYNLRIKETDRISAICKEVSKLGASIEEYRDGFKLIPKKSYKPVSISTYNDHRMAMSFALAGLRIDGLVIEDYKCTSKTFPSFWNYFEFLYYNHL
- the lspA gene encoding signal peptidase II; amino-acid sequence: MKEFITKFRYSLRSILEFAIANKITISIVLAVVVIDQITKYISRTFLEYGKPLNVIGDFLKFTLVFNKGVSFGILNSSEATIIHSILPFIVVGIIIFLVYIYISISKDVDVSLIPFLKVGFGLVWGGAIGNLIDRIFFSYVTDFIDVGIGNIWRFYIFNIADSCITIGTLIIIFMMIVSDVLKSRKQKSDSYEN